The sequence ATCAAATAAGTCTCCAAAATATCTACATCCACCAATGAGGAGTACAATATGTCAGCAATATCAGGAACCATCGTAAAATTTCTCGGACAAGAAGAGGAAATCTCAGTGGACAAGAAAAATGCATCGGAAGATATTTCCATTCAAGGCAAAGATGGCAGCGTTCAATTTCGCCTCGATGCCGACAAGCTGGAACTGCTTAATCGTGTCGCCGCACAAAAACGCACCGGCGCAGGCGTACTCGCCCGCATGTGGGTGATTGAGCGTCTGGAAAAAGAAACAGGCGGCAAAGGTGCAGGCATCGAGCCGATGGAAGTGGTGGCTGATTCTATGAAGGCTCTGGCAAGTGTTCTCAACGTTCAAAACGTTAGTCAACAAATTAACGACCGCCTTGATCAGCTGGAGAAGAAATTGCAACATGTAAATCTGCCGAGAATCAAAACTACGACAGCAAAAAGCAGCAAAGCAAAAGCAACTAAATCAACCGGCAAGTCTGCTAAGACAACCAAGAAAACAAATACTGCAAAAGCTTCTGCAAAGACCAGCAAGTAATCCAGTTATTCCATAGGATAAAGAGGGCGATATCACCATCGCCCTCTTTTTATCGTTTCGTCATGAAAATTGCCTAGTCGTGGCACTAGCCCAGAACGTAGGCAAAGATAAGAGGCGCAACTATTGTTGCGTCCGATTCAATTACAAAACGTGGGGTATCTGCCTCGAGCTTGTGCCAAGTGATCTTTTCATTTGGCACAGCGCCGCTATACGAGCCATAGGAAGTTGTACTGTCGGAAATCTGGCAGAAGTAGCCCCAGAATTTACAGTCGATTCCCAGGTCTTGTCGAATAAGTGGAACGGCACAGATTGGAAAATCTCCGGCAATACCGCCGCCAATCTGGAAGAAGCCAATTGACGAATCAACGCTATTTTCCTTGTACCAATCAACAAGATGCGCCATTTGCTCAAGTCCGGATTTCACTACTGAATACGAAGAGATATCACCCTTCATAACGTGCGCTATGAAGATATTTCCTAATGTGGAGTCTTCCCAACCTGGAGTGTAAATTGGCAGCTTACGCTCGCAGGCAGCAATTAACCATGAATGCTCCGGATTGATTTGAAAGGCGTGCTCAATAAGTCCACCTTCAATCAACTGATACATGTACTCGTATGGAAAATAACTCTTTCCTTCTTTATCGGCTTTTTGCCAGAGCGAAAGAACTTGTTTTTCAATTGCTCTTATGGCTTTGTCTTCCGGAATGCAGGTATCAGTGACACGATTCATTCCCTTGTCGCGCAAAGCTGTTTCTTCCTCAGGCGAGAGATCACGATAATTGGGCACGCGCGCATAATAGTCGTGAGCAACCAAGTTGAAGATGTCTTCTTCCAAATTGGCTCCCGTACAACAAATACCGTGCACCTTACCCTGGCGAATCATCTCAGCGAGAGACAAGCCCAATTCAGCTGTACTCATGGCTCCAGCTAAAGTCATAAACATCTTGCCGCCATTGTCTAAGTGAGCGACATAGCCATCGGCTGCTTCAATAACTGCGGCAGCATTGAAGTGCCGGAAATGGT comes from Candidatus Obscuribacterales bacterium and encodes:
- a CDS encoding deoxyhypusine synthase family protein; this encodes MTTTAKVAEKTAMPKVNSNWSAVKGFIKDHFRHFNAAAVIEAADGYVAHLDNGGKMFMTLAGAMSTAELGLSLAEMIRQGKVHGICCTGANLEEDIFNLVAHDYYARVPNYRDLSPEEETALRDKGMNRVTDTCIPEDKAIRAIEKQVLSLWQKADKEGKSYFPYEYMYQLIEGGLIEHAFQINPEHSWLIAACERKLPIYTPGWEDSTLGNIFIAHVMKGDISSYSVVKSGLEQMAHLVDWYKENSVDSSIGFFQIGGGIAGDFPICAVPLIRQDLGIDCKFWGYFCQISDSTTSYGSYSGAVPNEKITWHKLEADTPRFVIESDATIVAPLIFAYVLG